A section of the Macadamia integrifolia cultivar HAES 741 chromosome 9, SCU_Mint_v3, whole genome shotgun sequence genome encodes:
- the LOC122088435 gene encoding bifunctional 3-dehydroquinate dehydratase/shikimate dehydrogenase, chloroplastic-like isoform X2 encodes MGSCGTVRSSIMVCVPLMGSSVKEMMSQMGLAKSQGADMVEIRLDYIQKFQPLQDLQMLLRDKPLPVIIVYRPKWEGGQYEGDEQRRLEALKLAMELGADYIDVELKVVSDLMLNPNLNKHSIGKIIVSCHVGDHTPSKEDLSILVAKMHSTGADVIKLVTHASNITDLATIFHLLAHCEVPLIAYSTGDRGLISHLLCPKFGGFLVYGSMGNNSIPGLPTLNSLRQAYKLECLNANTKVFGLISNPVGHSKGPLLHNPAFRHVGYNGIYVPMLVDNLKEFFRIYSSPDIAGFSVGIPYKEAVTGFCDEVHPLAESIGAVNTIIRTPSTGKLVGYNTDCEAAITAMEDALGARRSINGASFTSPLAGKQFVLAGAGGAGRALAFGAKTRGARIIIFDIDYERARSLAHSVSGEAQPYEDIVKFRPEKGGILANATPLGMHPNTDRIPVAEDTLGVYRLVFDSVYNPRKTRLLKEAEAAGAVVVSGVEMFLRQAISQFNLFTDGEAPEEFMREIIWEKF; translated from the exons ATGGGTAGTTGTGGAACTGTGAGAAGTTCGATTATGGTTTGTGTTCCTTTAATGGGTTCTTCCGTGAAGGAAATGATGTCTCAGATGGGTCTGGCGAAATCGCAAGGTGCTGACATGGTAGAGATCAGGTTGGACTACATTCAAAAATTCCAGCCTCTCCAAGACCTTCAAATGCTTCTTAGAGACAAACCATTGCCGGTGATCATTGTCTATAG GCCAAAGTGGGAAGGTGGTCAGTACGAGGGTGATGAACAAAGGAGGCTGGAAGCACTTAAGTTAGCCATGGAATTGGGCGCTGATTATATTGATGTGGAGCTTAAG GTTGTATCTGATCTCATGCTGAATCCAAATTTGAACAAGCATTCTATTGGTAAAATAATTGTATCGTGTCACGTGGGTGACCACACTCCTTCAAAAGAAGATCTCAGCATTCTTGTTGCAAAGATGCACTCTACTGGAGCAGATGTCATCAAACTTGTCACACATGCTAGTAATATTACAGATCTAGCAACGATTTTTCATTTGCTTGCACATTGCGAG GTTCCGTTAATTGCATACTCTACCGGTGATCGAGGCCTTATAAGCCATCTACTTTGTCCAAAGTTTGGTGGCTTTTTAGTTTATGGATCCATGGGAAACAATTCAATACCTGGCTTACCCACTTTGAACAGCCTCAGACAAGCTTATAAACTTGAGTGTTTAAATGCAAATACAAAAGTGTTTGGGCTTATCTCAAATCCAGTAGGGCACAGCAAAGGTCCACTTCTACATAATCCTGCCTTCAGACATGTAGGATACAATGGGATTTATGTTCCAATGCTTGTTGATAACCTGAAGGAATTCTTTAGGATCTATTCATCTCCTGATATTGCAGGTTTCAG TGTAGGAATTCCATACAAGGAAGCTGTTACTGGGTTCTGTGATGAAGTCCATCCTCTTGCTGAG TCTATTGGAGCTGTAAATACTATTATAAGGACGCCTAGTACTGGGAAGTTGGTTGGTTACAATACAGACTGTGAGGCTGCAATAACAGCAATGGAGGATGCATTAGGAG CAAGAAGGAGCATTAATGGTGCATCTTTCACTTCTCCGCTTGCTGGGAAACAGTTTGTGCTTGCCGGTGCAGGAGGTGCTGGAAGAGCACTGGCATTTGGTGCCAAAACTAGGGGAGCACGGATTATCATTTTCGACATAGATTATG agagagcaagGTCTCTTGCCCACTCAGTTTCAGGAGAAGCGCAGCCTTATGAGGATATAGTTAAATTTCGTCCAGAGAAAGGAGGAATCCTTGCAAATGCAACACCTCTAGGAATGCACCCAAATACAGATCGGATTCCTGTGGCAGAG GATACTCTGGGAGTTTATCGGCTTGTCTTTGATTCAGTTTACAACCCTCGTAAAACTCGATTGTTGAAAGAAGCAGAAGCTGCTGGAGCTGTAGTTGTGAGTGGAGTTGAGATGTTCCTTCGACAGGCTATAAGCCAATTCAATCTCTTCACTGATGGAGAAG CACCTGAGGAGTTCATGCGTGAGATCATTTGGGAAAAATTTTGA
- the LOC122088620 gene encoding uncharacterized protein LOC122088620 yields the protein MMMMVSLASSSFLPCFKSNILMMVRAPAIDPPFYSRPLRPSKWPLRNTSILRPTSRLNSQSLDSEEEDQQASVQDLRVPEEWLVPSKALQESEWLRVTLHKWLDDEYCPEATNIEISKVAAQSFYESLVGRQADLGEILLKMARDLQSISYQESFHGAFSSANAAVHLIASRMEQE from the exons atgatgatgatggtttCACTAGCATCCTCATCCTTCCTCCCTTGTTTCAAGAGTAATATTCTTATGATGGTCAGGGCACCTGCCATTGATCCTCCATTCTATTCAAGGCCCCTCCGCCCTTCCAAATGGCCTCTTCGAAACACTTCAATACTGAGACCAACGTCTCGTTTGAATTCCCAGAGCTTAGATAGCGAGGAGGAAGACCAACAGGCTTCAGTTCAAGACCTTAGGGTTCCGGAAGAGTGGCTTGTCCCCTCCAAGGCTCTCCAG GAATCTGAGTGGCTTAGAGTGACTCTTCACAAGTGGTTGGATGATGAGTACTGCCCTGAGGCTACCAACATTGAAATTAGCAAGGTTGCAGCTCAATCATTCTATGAATCTTTGGTTGGGAGACAGGCTGACTTGGGGGAGATACTGTTGAAGATGGCAAGAGACTTGCAATCTATTTCCTATCAAGAAAGCTTCCACGGTGCATTCTCATCAGCAAATGCAGCAGTCCATCTAATTGCCTCGCGGATGGAGCAGGAGTAG
- the LOC122088435 gene encoding bifunctional 3-dehydroquinate dehydratase/shikimate dehydrogenase, chloroplastic-like isoform X1: MGSSGTVRDPIMVCVPLMGISVEEMMSQMGQAKSQGADLVEIRLDYIQNFRPLQDLQMLLRDKPLPVIIVYRPKWEGGQYEGDEQRRLEALKLAMELGADYIDVELKVVSDLMLNPNLNKHSIGKIIVSCHVGDHTPSKEDLSILVAKMHSTGADVIKLVTHASNITDLATIFHLLAHCEVPLIAYSTGDRGLISHLLCPKFGGFLVYGSMGNNSIPGLPTLNSLRQAYKLECLNANTKVFGLISNPVGHSKGPLLHNPAFRHVGYNGIYVPMLVDNLKEFFRIYSSPDIAGFSVGIPYKEAVTGFCDEVHPLAESIGAVNTIIRTPSTGKLVGYNTDCEAAITAMEDALGARRSINGASFTSPLAGKQFVLAGAGGAGRALAFGAKTRGARIIIFDIDYERARSLAHSVSGEAQPYEDIVKFRPEKGGILANATPLGMHPNTDRIPVAEDTLGVYRLVFDSVYNPRKTRLLKEAEAAGAVVVSGVEMFLRQAISQFNLFTDGEAPEEFMREIIWEKF; encoded by the exons ATGGGTAGTAGTGGAACAGTGAGAGATCCGATTATGGTTTGTGTTCCCTTAATGGGTATTTCCGTAGAGGAAATGATGTCTCAGATGGGTCAAGCGAAATCGCAAGGTGCCGACCTGGTCGAGATCAGGTTGGACTACATTCAAAACTTCCGGCCTCTCCAAGACCTTCAAATGCTCCTTAGAGACAAACCATTGCCAGTTATCATTGTCTACAG GCCAAAGTGGGAAGGTGGTCAGTACGAGGGTGATGAACAAAGGAGGCTGGAAGCACTTAAGTTAGCCATGGAATTGGGCGCTGATTATATTGATGTGGAGCTTAAG GTTGTATCTGATCTCATGCTGAATCCAAATTTGAACAAGCATTCTATTGGTAAAATAATTGTATCGTGTCACGTGGGTGACCACACTCCTTCAAAAGAAGATCTCAGCATTCTTGTTGCAAAGATGCACTCTACTGGAGCAGATGTCATCAAACTTGTCACACATGCTAGTAATATTACAGATCTAGCAACGATTTTTCATTTGCTTGCACATTGCGAG GTTCCGTTAATTGCATACTCTACCGGTGATCGAGGCCTTATAAGCCATCTACTTTGTCCAAAGTTTGGTGGCTTTTTAGTTTATGGATCCATGGGAAACAATTCAATACCTGGCTTACCCACTTTGAACAGCCTCAGACAAGCTTATAAACTTGAGTGTTTAAATGCAAATACAAAAGTGTTTGGGCTTATCTCAAATCCAGTAGGGCACAGCAAAGGTCCACTTCTACATAATCCTGCCTTCAGACATGTAGGATACAATGGGATTTATGTTCCAATGCTTGTTGATAACCTGAAGGAATTCTTTAGGATCTATTCATCTCCTGATATTGCAGGTTTCAG TGTAGGAATTCCATACAAGGAAGCTGTTACTGGGTTCTGTGATGAAGTCCATCCTCTTGCTGAG TCTATTGGAGCTGTAAATACTATTATAAGGACGCCTAGTACTGGGAAGTTGGTTGGTTACAATACAGACTGTGAGGCTGCAATAACAGCAATGGAGGATGCATTAGGAG CAAGAAGGAGCATTAATGGTGCATCTTTCACTTCTCCGCTTGCTGGGAAACAGTTTGTGCTTGCCGGTGCAGGAGGTGCTGGAAGAGCACTGGCATTTGGTGCCAAAACTAGGGGAGCACGGATTATCATTTTCGACATAGATTATG agagagcaagGTCTCTTGCCCACTCAGTTTCAGGAGAAGCGCAGCCTTATGAGGATATAGTTAAATTTCGTCCAGAGAAAGGAGGAATCCTTGCAAATGCAACACCTCTAGGAATGCACCCAAATACAGATCGGATTCCTGTGGCAGAG GATACTCTGGGAGTTTATCGGCTTGTCTTTGATTCAGTTTACAACCCTCGTAAAACTCGATTGTTGAAAGAAGCAGAAGCTGCTGGAGCTGTAGTTGTGAGTGGAGTTGAGATGTTCCTTCGACAGGCTATAAGCCAATTCAATCTCTTCACTGATGGAGAAG CACCTGAGGAGTTCATGCGTGAGATCATTTGGGAAAAATTTTGA